A part of Oncorhynchus gorbuscha isolate QuinsamMale2020 ecotype Even-year linkage group LG09, OgorEven_v1.0, whole genome shotgun sequence genomic DNA contains:
- the LOC124043836 gene encoding LOW QUALITY PROTEIN: fidgetin-like (The sequence of the model RefSeq protein was modified relative to this genomic sequence to represent the inferred CDS: deleted 2 bases in 2 codons), with the protein MITSTGIYGLKMQWTPEHAQWAEQHFDISSTTRSPAHKVEAYRGHLQRTYQYAWANDDISALTASNLLKKYAEKYSGILEGPSERALLCSYSDGTPGLLNGRKSESESWQEGIYPMNCAPDVLSVSKSGMTAALPPTDVSASIGSTPGGASSLTEPSYSSSNCGSHTATSLHSGLSSQEYATAYNGSYLHSSYSGQTASGLPSPLHNAGLLQPPPPPPPPPPTLVPSYNAGSPNLSSYNYPPTGYPPQTAVAPSYSPGGAPPPSAYLPSGIAAPTPLPPSTLPGYTYQSHNHAPIAPTPLNGSSANSLKRKAFYMTGHGDMDSNYSNFNYNQQRSSQSPMYRIPDNSISDSSRGNGFDRNADPSSLAFKHTKQPISSDQQRKCCSQSGRALTPPSYGSTKSSVGGLRSGESFGKFGTPIMNEHSEEHRQLLSHSIAGSDIGSATSSSHTAEEQLKNSDANLVELVTTEILQPGPPVDWNDIAGLELAKAAIKEEILWPILRPDMFSGLATLPRSLLLFGPQGTGRTLLGRCMASQLGAAFLRLSGSALVTKWLGEGEKIVQASFLVARCRQPSVVFISEVDMLLSAQLSEESPVNRIKSELLLQLDSVLTSAEDHVLVVCSSSKPEEIQESLRRYFTRRLLIPLPDSTARHQIISQLLSQHNYCLSDKELSLLVQRTEGFSGLDVARLCHEAVVGPIHGIPASDLSAIHPSQMRPVSYQDFDNVFSKFQSNISQKELDTYTEWNKMFGCSQ; encoded by the exons GCCTAAAGATGCAGTGGACCCCAGAGCATGCACAGTGGGCCGAGCAGCACTTTGATATCTCCTCCACCACACGCTCTCCTGCACACAAAGTGGAGGCCTACCGGGGGCACCTGCAGCGCACCTATCAGTATGCCTGGGCCAACGACGACATCTCTGCACTCACCGCCTCCAACCTGCTGAAGAAATACGCAGAGAAGTACTCTGGGATTTTAGAGGGTCCGAGTGAGCGAGCGCTGCTCTGCTCCTATTCCGATGGCACTCCTGGACTCCTGAATGGACGTAAGTCAGAGAGTGAGTCCTGGCAGGAGGGGATTTACCCAATGAACTGCGCTCCAGATGTTTTATCTGTGAGCAAATCTGGAATGACAGCTGCCCTTCCCCCAACAGACGTGTCGGCCAGCATAGGTAGCACCCCA GGGGGGGCCAGCAGCCTGACCGAGCCCAGCTATTCCAGCAGTAACTGTGGGAGTCACACAGCCACCAGTCTAcactctggtctgtcctctcagGAATACGCTACGGCCTACAATGGCTCCTACCTGCACTCTAGTTACAGCGGGCAGACCGCCTCAGGCCTCCCCTCTCCATTGCACAATGCTGGTCTCCTACAACCCccgcccccacccccaccacctccccctaCTCTAGTGCCCAGCTACAACGCGGGGTCTCCCAACCTCTCCAGCTACAATTATCCTCCGACAGGGTATCCCCCACAGACAGCTGTTGCCCCTAGCTATAGCCCTGGGGGAGCCCCACCTCCCTCTGCCTATCTGCCATCAGGCATCGCAGCTCCCACGCCCCTA CCCCCCTCTACACTCCCTGGCTATACCTACCAGTCCCATAACCATGCACCAATTGCACCAACACCTTTGAATGGCAGCTCAGCCAACTCATTGAAAAGAAAAGCTTTCTACATGACGGGGCATGGAGATATGGACTCCAACTATAGTAATTTCAACTACAACCAACAGCGCTCCTCACAAAGCCCTATGTACAGAATACCAGACAACAGCATCTCAGACTCAAGCAGAGGGAATGGATTTGACAGGAATGCTGATCCGTCTTCTTTAGCATTTAAGCACACGAAGCAGCCAATATCCTCAGATCAGCAAAGAAAATGTTGCAGTCAGTCTGGCCGAGCATTAACCCCTCCCTCCTATGGATCAACCAAAAGCTCTGTGGGAGGCCTGAGATCGGGCGAGTCCTTTGGAAAGTTTGGAACCCCCATAATGAATGAGCACAGTGAAGAGCATAGACAGCTCCTCTCCCATTCCATAGCCGGGTCGGACATTGGCAGCGCTACCTCATCCAGCCACACTGCAGAGGAGCAGCTGAAGAACAGTGATGCCAACCTCGTGGAGTTGGTCACCACAGAGATCCTTCAGCCCGGTCCCCCAGTAGACTGGAATGACATTGCAGGTCTGGAGCTGGCCAAAGCAGCCATCAAAGAAGAGATTCTGTGGCCCATTTTGAGGCCAGACATGTTCAGTGGACTTGCCACATTACCTCGGAGCCTCCTTCTCTTCGGACCTCAGGGAACAGGCAGAACACTGCTGGGCCGCTGCATGGCCAGCCAGCTGGGGGCTGCCTTCCTGCGGCTCAGTGGCTCAGCCCTGGTGACCaagtggctgggagagggagagaagattgTCCAGGCCTCCTTCCTGGTAGCCAGGTGTCGCCAGCCCTCAGTGGTGTTCATCAGTGAGGTGGACATGCTGCTTTCGGCCCAGCTCAGCGAGGAGAGCCCAGTGAATAGGATCAAGAGCGAGCTCCTCCTGCAGCTGGACAGTGTGCTGACCTCAGCCGAGGATCACGTCCTGGTGGTCTGCTCCTCCAGCAAGCCTGAGGAGATCCAAGAGTCCCTGAGGAGGTACTTCACCAGACGGCTTCTCATCCCCCTACCTGACAGCACAGCACGACACCAGATAATCAGCCAACTGCTCTCACAGCACAACTATTGCCTCAGTGACAAAGAGTTGTCACTGCTGGTCCAGCGGACGGAGGGCTTTTCGGGACTGGACGTGGCTCGGCTGTGCCATGAGGCAGTAGTAGGACCGATACATGGCATCCCAGCTTCTGACCTCTCAGCCATCCATCCCAGCCAAATGAGACCAGTCTCTTACCAAGACTTTGACAATGTATTTAGCAAATTCCAGTCCAACATATCACAAAAAGAACTGGACACATACACCGAATGGAATAAAATGTTTGGTTGCAGTCAATGA